The following proteins are co-located in the Candidatus Binatia bacterium genome:
- a CDS encoding topoisomerase DNA-binding C4 zinc finger domain-containing protein codes for ASIIATIEARDYMEKRDAKLYPTELGFLVTDLLVEHFQDIMNVEYTAGMEQELDQIEEGKDNLLNTLTQFWKKFEKDLKKASKNMENVKGKEEPTEEKCEKCGSPMVIKWGRYGKFLACSNYPECKNTRQLEGGEGAPELHEDVATQVCPRDGQPMVLKKGRFGPFLACTNYPECKETKRLVRGEGGKLHVETLQPIDEKCPECGNDLMWRRGRFGAFIACSNYPTCKYVKKKEAREIGLLCPDCGQGQIVERKGRWGRFFYGCKRYPECRFTAYHKPLPEACPDCGRPYLLEKETKKEGRVVFCGNEACHYKRLAA; via the coding sequence CGCCTCGATCATCGCGACCATCGAGGCGCGCGATTACATGGAGAAGCGCGACGCCAAGCTCTACCCCACCGAGCTGGGCTTCCTCGTGACCGACCTGCTCGTCGAGCACTTCCAGGACATCATGAACGTCGAGTACACCGCGGGCATGGAGCAGGAGCTGGACCAGATCGAGGAGGGCAAGGACAACCTTCTCAACACCCTGACCCAGTTCTGGAAGAAGTTCGAGAAGGACCTGAAGAAGGCCTCGAAGAACATGGAGAACGTCAAGGGCAAGGAGGAGCCCACCGAGGAGAAGTGCGAGAAGTGCGGCTCGCCCATGGTGATCAAGTGGGGCCGCTACGGGAAGTTCCTGGCTTGCTCCAACTACCCCGAGTGCAAGAACACGCGCCAGCTCGAGGGCGGGGAGGGGGCGCCGGAGCTCCACGAGGACGTGGCGACACAGGTGTGCCCCCGCGACGGCCAGCCCATGGTGCTCAAGAAGGGCCGCTTCGGCCCGTTCCTCGCCTGCACCAACTATCCGGAATGCAAGGAGACCAAGCGGCTGGTCCGCGGCGAGGGCGGCAAGCTGCACGTGGAGACCCTCCAGCCCATCGACGAGAAGTGCCCGGAGTGCGGCAACGACCTGATGTGGCGGCGCGGTCGCTTCGGGGCGTTCATCGCCTGCAGCAACTACCCGACCTGCAAATACGTGAAGAAGAAGGAAGCGCGCGAGATCGGGCTGCTCTGCCCCGACTGCGGCCAGGGGCAGATCGTCGAGCGCAAGGGGCGCTGGGGCCGGTTCTTCTACGGCTGCAAGCGCTACCCGGAGTGCCGGTTCACCGCCTACCACAAGCCGCTGCCCGAGGCCTGCCCGGACTGCGGGCGCCCGTACCTCCTGGAGAAGGAAACCAAGAAGGAGGGGCGCGTCGTGTTCTGCGGCAACGAGGCCTGTCACTACAAGCGCCTGGCCGCTTAG
- the trmFO gene encoding methylenetetrahydrofolate--tRNA-(uracil(54)-C(5))-methyltransferase (FADH(2)-oxidizing) TrmFO translates to MAERVIIVGGGLAGSEATWQLARRGVAVELYEMRPRKQTEAHATSYLAELVCSNSLRSASLTNAAGLLKEEMRRLGSLILQVADRCRVPAGSALAVDRERFAGAVTGEIASLPGVRVIREEVSEIPAAIAILASGPLTSQPLSRALESLLGGKHLYYYDAISPIVTAESIDMNIAFAASRYDRGGDDYLNLALTREQYGNFIDELLGAEKVPAKSFEDLRYFEGCLPIEEMARRGRDTLAFGPMRPTGLVDPRTGKRSYAIIQLRQENREKTLYNMVGFQTKMTYPEQKRVFALVPGLEHAEFVRFGSLHRNTFIDAPRHLMPTLQWRGRPSLLFAGQITGVEGYIESAASGLLAGLNAARLIHCKEPVAPPVTTALGSLLVYITDPARKDFQPMNANFGVLPPIGSRIKGREKKQIMADRALKDLDVWLTDIGEAPSFVLAEGA, encoded by the coding sequence ATGGCGGAGCGGGTCATCATCGTGGGTGGCGGTCTCGCCGGCAGCGAGGCCACCTGGCAGCTCGCCCGCCGCGGCGTCGCGGTCGAGCTCTACGAGATGCGTCCCAGGAAGCAAACCGAGGCGCACGCGACTTCTTATCTAGCCGAGCTCGTCTGCAGCAACTCGCTGCGTTCCGCCTCCCTCACCAACGCCGCGGGCTTGCTCAAAGAAGAGATGCGCCGCCTGGGCTCTCTCATCCTTCAGGTGGCCGATCGTTGCCGTGTGCCGGCGGGCAGCGCGTTGGCGGTGGACCGCGAGCGTTTCGCCGGCGCGGTGACGGGCGAGATCGCGTCTCTTCCCGGCGTGCGTGTCATCCGCGAAGAAGTCTCCGAAATCCCGGCCGCGATCGCGATTCTTGCTTCCGGTCCCCTGACATCACAGCCGTTGTCGCGCGCGCTGGAATCGCTGCTCGGCGGCAAGCATCTCTATTACTATGACGCGATCTCGCCCATCGTCACGGCCGAGTCGATCGACATGAATATCGCTTTCGCCGCCTCGCGCTACGATCGCGGCGGCGACGATTATCTCAACCTGGCGCTCACGCGCGAGCAGTACGGGAACTTTATCGACGAGCTCCTTGGCGCGGAGAAAGTGCCGGCGAAGAGCTTCGAGGACCTGCGCTACTTCGAGGGCTGTCTCCCGATCGAGGAGATGGCCCGGCGCGGACGCGACACGCTCGCCTTCGGGCCGATGCGGCCGACGGGCCTCGTCGACCCACGCACCGGAAAGCGATCTTACGCGATCATCCAGTTGCGCCAGGAGAATCGCGAAAAAACGCTTTACAACATGGTTGGCTTTCAAACCAAGATGACCTATCCGGAGCAGAAGCGGGTCTTCGCTCTCGTTCCCGGACTCGAACATGCCGAGTTCGTCCGCTTCGGCAGCCTCCATCGAAACACGTTCATCGATGCGCCGCGCCATCTCATGCCGACGCTCCAGTGGCGCGGCCGGCCGTCGCTCTTGTTCGCCGGGCAGATCACCGGCGTGGAGGGCTATATCGAATCCGCGGCCTCCGGCCTCCTCGCCGGATTGAACGCGGCGCGGCTTATTCACTGCAAAGAGCCGGTCGCTCCGCCCGTAACCACTGCATTGGGCTCGCTGCTTGTCTATATCACCGATCCCGCGCGCAAGGATTTCCAGCCCATGAACGCCAATTTCGGCGTCCTGCCTCCGATCGGCTCTCGGATAAAAGGAAGAGAAAAAAAGCAGATCATGGCGGACCGTGCGCTCAAGGATCTGGACGTCTGGCTCACCGATATCGGGGAAGCGCCGAGTTTTGTGCTGGCCGAAGGGGCTTAG